The genomic interval CGTTCCCGGCAGGTTCATGAGAATCGAGGCGGTCGACCCGCCAAAGGACGCGCCATAATAGATGCCCGCCAGCATGATGAGCGCATAATTCGGGTCGAGATGGAAAGTGATCGGCATCAGCATGGCAAGCGTTGCCATGATGCCGATGCCGGGAAGCACGCCGATGAACGTTCCGAGGAATACGCCCAGGAAGCAGTAGAGGAGGCCGTTTAGCGAAAAGGCGACAGCGAGCCCGATACTGAGATCATGAAACAGGTTCGCCATTTCAATAAGCCTCGATCTGAAGGCCGAGGCCGACACGGAAAACCAGAGCGCAGGCAACGGCGGAAATCACCGCCAGAAGAAGCGATGCCGGCAATCTGGTCTTTCTGTTGGCCAGGCTGGAAAGGAACACCGCAAGCGCTACCGCGATCAGCATGCCGGCCCGCTCGATCGTCAGCGCGAACGCGATGAAGGCGGCGGCCAGAAAGAGAATGCCGCGAAGCTGCCCGGCATCGAAGCGCCATTTTGTTCCTTCCGGCTGGGCGGTAACAATCATCGCGACCGCGAGCAGCACCATGATCGCCCCCAGCACCGTGGGGAAGAAGCCCGGGCCCATGTCCCGCAGGCTCCCCGTCTCATAGCCGGCCGCCTCGACAATGATGAGTATCCCGATCGCGGCGGTTACCAGACCCGCCACGAAATCTTCCAGTCTTGCAAGCACGAAGCCCATTATCTCCTCCCGTGAGTGTGCTGGGTCGCCAGTTCTCTCATACGGACATTGCCGCCGTTACAGCGTATCTCCGGCATGAACGGTCTGTCCGGTTATGTAGGATGCATCCGCTCCGGTCAGGAACCGGCACACGGCCCCCAATCGCCGATGCGGTTTGCCGCACCACAAGATCGAGTTGACCCGGATACCCGAGCGCGCCCATTCAAGCGCAAGGGTTCGCGACAGCATTCCAAGCGCCGCGGCGGCGGCCCGGCCGGAGGGGCTCACCCCTTCCGCGATCACATAGACGAGGCTGAAATCAGCGGTACGATCAGGGGCCGCAGCGCAGGCCCTTGCCGTTGCAAGGGCCGTGTCGAGCGTTTCCGCCGGCGAACGATCGCAGGCGAGCGCGCTTGCATCGATCACGGACGAAAGCGGGCCGGTAGCGTCAAGACGCGCGCGCGCGACAACACCGGCGATGCCGAGGTCCATTTCGCCGGTCGCGCCCAGCAAGACTATCGCGCCCTCTGTCTTCGTGCCCTTTGCGGGGCCCGCGGCTTTCGGAGCCGACCCCATCATTCCGCCCCCATCGACGATCAGGGTCTGGCCGTTTATCCCCCCGCCTTCGGCGGAGGCGGCAAATGCCACGGCCGAGGCGATATCCTCGGGCCGTGCCAGCCGGCCGAGCGGAATGCCAGCGGCGACCGCGCTCAGATCGACGCGGGCCGTGCGTTCAAGCTCTTCCACCAGCGGAGTGGCGGTATATCCCGGCGCGACCGCCGCGACGGCGATGCCACGCGGTTCGAACTCTTCGGCCAGTGCGCGTGTCAGCGCGACAATACCTGCCTTGGTCGCGCTGTAGGGACCGCGCAATGCAAGCGCGCGATAGGCAGCGCCGGAGGCGAGGTTCACAATGCAGGAACCGGGCTTGAGGATCGCACCCGCCGCTTTCGCAATCTGCTCGACGGCGGTCAGATTGATGGCGACCATGTGAGCAATTGCCGCCTGAGGAAGGTCGACAAGCGTTCGCCCCGAACTGTCCGTGACCCCGGCATTGTTGATCACGACATCGAGCCCGCCAAGGGCCTCGGCAGCTTTCGCCGGCAGCTCTCCCGCCGCCTGCGGATCGGCAAGGTCGACGGCCAGCGCGACATGGCCGATCCCCATCAACCTTGCAAGCCGCGCGGCTTCGTCCGAAGCGATATCGGCAACCGCGACGGCATAGCCGTCGGCCGCGAGACGCATGCAGACCGCCCGGCCGATCCCGTGGGCGCCGCCGGTCACCAGTGCCCGGCGCTTTTGAGTCTGGTTGGTGGAATCCGCCACAGCCGTCTCCCTGGCCTTAGTTGATCGCGATGCCGATGCCGCCATCGGCGGACAGGACCTGGCCGGTGATGAAGTCGCTTTCGGGGCCGAGAAGATATCCGATCGCCCGCGCGATATCGTCGACCGTCCCCAAGCGGCCCAGCGGCGTATCGGAAATGCGTTTTGCGTCGCGTTCGGCGGATCTGTGCCTTGCCGTACCTTCAGTGGGCACGGCCGAGGGCGCAACGGCGTTGACGCGGATGTTCTGCGGCCCGAGTTCGACGGCCGCTGCCCTGGTGAGCCCCATGACGCCCGCCTTAATGCCGCTATAGACCAGCGACCGCGGCGCCGAGCGAAAACCCGCGGCGGAGGCGACATTGACGATCGTGCCGCCGTTTGCCATTGCGCGGGCGGCGGCCTGTATGCCCCAGACCACGCCGGAGAAGCCTATCTGCAGCATGCGATCCAGCGTTTCGGGCGCAATATCCGGAATAGTCTGATAGCGAACCCAGGCGGCGTTGTTCACCAGACCATTCAGTTGCCCCGTCTTTTCCACCACGGCTGTTATTGCCGCCTCGACGCCCTCGCGGGTCGAGACA from Martelella mediterranea DSM 17316 carries:
- a CDS encoding tripartite tricarboxylate transporter TctB family protein; the encoded protein is MGFVLARLEDFVAGLVTAAIGILIIVEAAGYETGSLRDMGPGFFPTVLGAIMVLLAVAMIVTAQPEGTKWRFDAGQLRGILFLAAAFIAFALTIERAGMLIAVALAVFLSSLANRKTRLPASLLLAVISAVACALVFRVGLGLQIEAY
- a CDS encoding SDR family NAD(P)-dependent oxidoreductase; translation: MQPDRKSLLITGAGHGIGKATARLMAKRGWIVGVNDLKEEFANEAVEAILAAGGEAFPVVENVSTREGVEAAITAVVEKTGQLNGLVNNAAWVRYQTIPDIAPETLDRMLQIGFSGVVWGIQAAARAMANGGTIVNVASAAGFRSAPRSLVYSGIKAGVMGLTRAAAVELGPQNIRVNAVAPSAVPTEGTARHRSAERDAKRISDTPLGRLGTVDDIARAIGYLLGPESDFITGQVLSADGGIGIAIN
- a CDS encoding SDR family oxidoreductase, translating into MADSTNQTQKRRALVTGGAHGIGRAVCMRLAADGYAVAVADIASDEAARLARLMGIGHVALAVDLADPQAAGELPAKAAEALGGLDVVINNAGVTDSSGRTLVDLPQAAIAHMVAINLTAVEQIAKAAGAILKPGSCIVNLASGAAYRALALRGPYSATKAGIVALTRALAEEFEPRGIAVAAVAPGYTATPLVEELERTARVDLSAVAAGIPLGRLARPEDIASAVAFAASAEGGGINGQTLIVDGGGMMGSAPKAAGPAKGTKTEGAIVLLGATGEMDLGIAGVVARARLDATGPLSSVIDASALACDRSPAETLDTALATARACAAAPDRTADFSLVYVIAEGVSPSGRAAAAALGMLSRTLALEWARSGIRVNSILWCGKPHRRLGAVCRFLTGADASYITGQTVHAGDTL